In Juglans regia cultivar Chandler chromosome 13, Walnut 2.0, whole genome shotgun sequence, the DNA window AAGACGCATTCCACTTGGCCTATATAGTCTACTTCACCCTCGGTTGCGGCTTCCTCCTCCCATGGAACGCCTTCATCACCGCCGTCGATTACTTCTCCTACCTCTACCCGGACGCCAGCGTCGACCGCATCTTCGCCGTCGCCTACATGCTCGTCGCTCTCTTCAGcctcctcatcatcatcctctacGCCCACAAGTCCGACGCCTTTGTCCGGATCAACGTCGGCCTCGGCATCTTTGTCCTCGGCCTGCTCGTTGTCCCCGTAATGGACATCGCCTACATCAAGGGCCAGGTCGGGTTGTACGACGGCTTCTACGTCACTGTCGCGGCGGTAGCGCTCTGTGGTCTGGCCGATGCGTTGGTCCAGGGTGGGGTCATTGGCGCCGCCGGTGAGTTGCCTGAGCGCTACATGCAGGCTGTTGTTGCCGGCACAGCCGCTTCAGGTGATTAGACACTCTTTATTACTACTAATTTCAATTTCTTCTGtatcaaattctaaatatcaaAAGGAAAGCGAAATATATTATTCGCTGTGTGGTCATTTTCCAGAAAATTGATccgagtttaaaaaaaaaatcatttcgaCTATCTCCAATTTCGATCTTGATGTAATAGAACTAGAAGGTCACTAGTCAGTACAGGAGTCTTGGCCTCCAAGAGcattggtagtggtttatgcatctttatatacaaaatcatcatttttgaagaatgattttgcatatgaaaaaaaactccCACATTGGTTTCTCCATCtttgaatcaaataataataaaatattattattttttattttttatttgtttcctaaaattatttttttatatatattttacaattaacatccactttgtattatcaacttaatacaaattttatgtatcaaaatcatcttaatataaattctacaaagttgattttaagggtaggagagagaaaaaaatagtaaactaatgtttgaataatgaatagtacttcttcaaattgaagaagcactatttatagctatgcaaaaatttaaaaatgcataagccaatgtagatgaatttaaagacattctttaaatttgaagatgaagatgaagatagagaAGCCACTACCAATGCTCAGGGTTTCAAGTAGAGTAATCTGTGCTATTTATAACGGTTAAACTTGAGGAGATGTTCATTGCCTAATCTACAAgttcaaacaatttcatctGAGAAAGTTTAGTTACACAGCTTTTGCAAATCGTTGATTGCCAGGGGTCCTTGTTTCTTTTCTGCGGATCATAACCAAAGCTGTATACTCACAAGATTCAGATGGCCTGAGAAGCAGTGCAAACCTCTATTTTTCTGTTAGTATCGTGGTTATGGTAATATGCATTGGTTTTCACAATGTAGCTCACAGACTTACAGTTATTAAGTACTACAATGAGTTGAAAGTTCAGGCTGTGAATgaggagaaagaagagaagggtCCCCTGACTGGGCCTGTATGGAGAGCAACTTTATGGCACATAGTAGGAATGGTCAAGTGGTATGGATTTGGCATTGTCCTCATTTATATTGTGACTTTGTCAATATTTCCGGGATATATCACAGAGGATGTGCACTCACAAATTCTCAAGGATTGGTACTCGATTCTTCTCATCACTGGCTACAATGTGTTTGAT includes these proteins:
- the LOC108980981 gene encoding equilibrative nucleotide transporter 1 — its product is MGFTGKSKTTDGNSESILLLSSDAPATAATTTTTIATTTTATKDAFHLAYIVYFTLGCGFLLPWNAFITAVDYFSYLYPDASVDRIFAVAYMLVALFSLLIIILYAHKSDAFVRINVGLGIFVLGLLVVPVMDIAYIKGQVGLYDGFYVTVAAVALCGLADALVQGGVIGAAGELPERYMQAVVAGTAASGVLVSFLRIITKAVYSQDSDGLRSSANLYFSVSIVVMVICIGFHNVAHRLTVIKYYNELKVQAVNEEKEEKGPLTGPVWRATLWHIVGMVKWYGFGIVLIYIVTLSIFPGYITEDVHSQILKDWYSILLITGYNVFDLVGKSLTAVYLLENAKVAIWGSVIRLLFFPLFLGCLHGPKFFRTEIPVTILTCLLGLTNGYLTSVLMILAPKVVQLQHSETAGIVIVLFLVVGLAIGSIVSWFWVI